Proteins from a single region of Campylobacter concisus:
- a CDS encoding DIP1984 family protein, whose protein sequence is MKLAQALILRADTQKRLEQLKGRLLDNAKMQENERPSEDPKLLLKELDRLSDELFRLILAINLTNSSAKFEGLSLTEMIAKKDTLSQKASVLRDFAKSASQKVDLYSNSEIKILSSVDVATLQKQIDELSKEIRELDMKLQEANWQVDLVE, encoded by the coding sequence ATGAAATTAGCTCAGGCTCTCATTTTAAGAGCCGATACACAAAAACGTTTAGAGCAGCTAAAAGGTAGGTTGCTCGATAATGCAAAAATGCAAGAAAATGAAAGACCTAGCGAAGATCCAAAGCTTCTTTTAAAAGAGCTTGATAGGCTAAGCGATGAGCTATTTAGGCTGATCTTGGCTATAAATTTAACAAACTCAAGTGCAAAATTTGAAGGCTTGAGTCTAACTGAAATGATCGCTAAAAAAGATACGCTAAGCCAAAAAGCAAGCGTGCTTAGGGATTTTGCCAAAAGCGCAAGCCAAAAGGTCGATCTTTACTCAAATAGTGAGATAAAAATTTTAAGTAGTGTTGATGTGGCCACGCTCCAAAAGCAAATAGACGAGCTTTCTAAAGAGATCAGAGAGCTAGATATGAAGCTACAAGAGGCAAACTGGCAAGTTGATCTTGTAGAGTAA
- a CDS encoding MalY/PatB family protein, with the protein MKYDFDTLISRDGTNSSKWRMKNDVLPMWVADMDFKAAPEILNALQKRLDNGVFGYSFIPKEWNEAIKGWWKRRHNVSFENDWMCFCTGVIPAISTAIRRFSNPGDQILVQAPVYHVFFNCIKNNGREILSNDLVYKDGSYEIDFEDLEAKLAQPLTTMMLLCNPHNPIGKIWDKETLKKIGELCYKHDVLVISDEIHCDITDPGLSYVPFISVSEECKNNSITCISPTKAFNIAGLQSSAIVTPNEQIRARINAAVNYDEIGEANAFAITATIAAFNDSQTWLDELRNYLFENKKIVMNFIKEQNLPVKLLPSNATYLLWLDCSAFCEDSSDFMNFLRDKAGLWLNDGNAYRGDRFFLRMNIATQRERVLEGLKRLQNGINLYTSKR; encoded by the coding sequence ATGAAGTACGATTTTGATACGCTTATTAGCAGAGATGGCACCAACTCATCGAAGTGGCGAATGAAAAACGATGTTTTGCCAATGTGGGTTGCTGATATGGATTTTAAGGCTGCACCTGAAATTTTAAATGCCCTACAAAAGCGTCTTGATAATGGCGTCTTTGGCTACTCATTTATCCCAAAAGAGTGGAACGAAGCGATTAAAGGCTGGTGGAAGAGGCGTCATAATGTTAGCTTTGAAAACGATTGGATGTGCTTTTGCACTGGCGTTATACCAGCGATTTCTACTGCTATTAGAAGATTTAGTAATCCAGGGGATCAAATTTTAGTTCAAGCTCCCGTATATCACGTATTTTTTAACTGCATCAAAAATAATGGCCGTGAAATTTTATCAAATGACCTTGTCTATAAAGATGGTTCTTATGAGATTGACTTTGAAGATCTTGAAGCAAAGCTAGCTCAGCCGCTAACAACTATGATGCTCCTTTGCAATCCTCACAATCCAATAGGAAAAATTTGGGACAAAGAGACGCTTAAAAAAATAGGCGAGCTTTGCTATAAGCACGATGTTTTGGTTATCAGCGATGAGATCCACTGCGACATAACTGATCCTGGGCTAAGCTATGTGCCATTTATCAGCGTTAGTGAAGAGTGTAAAAATAACTCAATCACATGCATCTCACCAACAAAAGCCTTTAATATCGCAGGACTTCAAAGCTCAGCTATCGTCACACCAAACGAGCAGATACGCGCCAGAATAAATGCGGCTGTAAATTATGATGAGATAGGTGAAGCAAATGCATTTGCAATAACTGCGACAATAGCGGCATTTAATGATAGCCAAACATGGCTTGACGAGCTTAGAAATTATCTCTTTGAAAATAAAAAAATCGTTATGAATTTCATAAAAGAGCAAAATTTGCCAGTAAAACTTCTGCCTTCAAATGCAACTTATCTTTTATGGCTTGATTGTAGCGCGTTTTGCGAGGATTCGAGCGACTTTATGAATTTCTTGCGTGATAAAGCTGGACTTTGGCTAAATGACGGCAATGCTTACAGAGGAGATAGATTTTTCCTCCGTATGAATATCGCAACCCAGCGCGAGAGAGTGCTTGAAGGACTAAAACGCTTACAAAATGGTATAAATTTATACACTTCAAAAAGATAA
- the sodB gene encoding superoxide dismutase [Fe], translated as MFELRKLPFDANHNAVVSAKTCEYHYGKHHATYVANLNNLIKDTKFANVSFYEILKNSEGGLYNNVAQVYNHDFYWDCIAKKSEMSSELKAAIEANFANFKEEFLKAATTLFGSGWAWLVFDPSSKKLEIVQTSNAKTPVSDGKVPLLVVDVWEHAYYIDNFNARPKYLETFYENINWEFVSKAYEWALKEGLGSVEFYTKELHK; from the coding sequence ATGTTTGAACTAAGAAAACTTCCGTTTGACGCAAACCACAACGCAGTAGTAAGTGCTAAAACCTGTGAATACCACTACGGCAAGCACCACGCGACCTATGTTGCAAATTTAAACAATCTCATAAAAGATACAAAATTTGCCAACGTATCATTTTATGAAATTCTAAAAAATAGCGAAGGTGGCCTTTACAACAACGTCGCTCAAGTTTATAACCACGACTTTTACTGGGACTGCATCGCTAAAAAAAGCGAGATGTCAAGCGAGCTAAAAGCTGCGATCGAAGCAAATTTCGCAAATTTTAAAGAGGAGTTTTTAAAGGCAGCTACAACGCTTTTTGGCTCAGGCTGGGCATGGCTTGTATTTGATCCTAGCAGCAAAAAGCTAGAGATCGTGCAAACTAGCAACGCAAAAACTCCAGTGAGTGATGGCAAAGTGCCACTTCTAGTAGTTGATGTGTGGGAGCACGCTTACTACATCGACAACTTCAACGCTCGCCCAAAATACCTAGAGACATTTTATGAGAACATAAACTGGGAATTTGTAAGCAAAGCTTACGAGTGGGCACTAAAAGAGGGTCTTGGCTCAGTTGAGTTTTACACAAAAGAGCTTCATAAATAA
- a CDS encoding DctP family TRAP transporter solute-binding subunit, with translation MKFLQALLFTCAISGLAFGADKVYTIKFAHVVAASTPKGKAADFFAKRAEELSGGKLKVQVFPSAQLLDDDRVFGALKLGNVQMAAPSFSKFTPIVPQFQLFDLPFIFKDAEHLHKVQDGEVGEELKALVTKKGFVALDYWDAGFKHFSSSKKPVLVPEDAKGQKFRIQSSKVLEEQIKVVGGNPQVLPFSEVYSALQQGVVDATENPLSNFYNSKFHEVQSSLTLSSHGYLGYLVVMSDKFWSKLPDDLKANVKQALSEATAFEREETAKEDAHVIAELEKYIAASKKLEIYKIDDTQKAEWQKVMQSIYPKFYDVIGKDLIEKTLGTK, from the coding sequence ATGAAATTCTTACAAGCTTTACTTTTCACTTGTGCCATCAGTGGCTTAGCATTTGGTGCTGATAAGGTCTATACGATCAAATTTGCTCACGTTGTCGCAGCTTCTACGCCAAAAGGCAAGGCAGCTGACTTTTTTGCTAAACGTGCTGAGGAGCTAAGTGGCGGTAAACTAAAAGTTCAAGTATTCCCATCAGCTCAGCTACTTGATGATGATAGAGTTTTTGGTGCGTTAAAGCTTGGCAATGTTCAAATGGCAGCTCCAAGTTTTTCAAAATTTACGCCTATTGTGCCACAGTTTCAGCTATTTGACCTACCTTTCATCTTTAAAGACGCAGAACACCTTCATAAGGTCCAAGACGGCGAGGTCGGCGAGGAGCTAAAAGCCCTTGTTACAAAAAAAGGCTTTGTGGCGCTTGATTATTGGGATGCTGGATTTAAGCACTTTAGCTCAAGCAAAAAGCCAGTTCTTGTGCCAGAAGATGCAAAAGGACAAAAATTTAGAATCCAAAGCTCAAAGGTACTTGAAGAACAAATTAAAGTAGTTGGTGGCAATCCACAAGTTCTACCATTTTCAGAAGTTTACTCTGCACTTCAACAAGGCGTAGTTGATGCGACAGAAAACCCACTTTCAAATTTCTATAACTCAAAATTTCACGAAGTTCAAAGCTCGCTTACACTTTCAAGTCACGGATATTTGGGCTATTTAGTCGTTATGAGTGATAAATTTTGGAGCAAGCTACCAGATGATCTGAAAGCAAATGTAAAACAAGCTCTAAGCGAAGCGACAGCTTTCGAGAGAGAAGAGACAGCAAAAGAGGACGCTCACGTCATAGCTGAGCTTGAAAAATACATCGCTGCTAGTAAAAAACTAGAAATTTATAAGATCGATGATACACAAAAGGCTGAGTGGCAAAAGGTTATGCAATCAATCTATCCTAAATTTTATGATGTTATCGGTAAAGACCTCATAGAAAAGACTCTTGGGACAAAATAA
- a CDS encoding TRAP transporter small permease → MKSFFNVFDIAIASLNKTIAVVGLASGTLLAFANVMARYFFDKSWSWASELSNYLFIWSAFFAAAYGFNKGIHVSVTILVEKFPPALAKACLIFSHVLTTVFLLFIAVYSIDYLQILHEIEQMIIDLGIPQWVPMVVLPIAFVTASYRSTEKAIKVALTPAENVVSNEAHELAHGSVVKD, encoded by the coding sequence ATGAAGAGCTTTTTTAATGTCTTTGATATAGCGATAGCCTCACTAAATAAAACTATCGCAGTAGTTGGGCTCGCAAGTGGAACATTGCTAGCCTTTGCAAATGTTATGGCTAGATATTTTTTCGATAAAAGCTGGTCATGGGCAAGCGAGCTATCAAACTATCTTTTTATCTGGTCGGCGTTTTTTGCCGCGGCATATGGCTTTAACAAGGGTATTCACGTCAGTGTGACTATTTTGGTGGAAAAATTTCCACCAGCCCTTGCAAAAGCATGTTTAATCTTCTCTCATGTGCTAACCACTGTATTTTTGTTATTTATCGCAGTCTATTCGATTGATTATCTACAAATTCTTCACGAGATCGAGCAGATGATAATAGACCTTGGCATACCACAATGGGTACCTATGGTAGTACTTCCAATAGCCTTCGTTACAGCTAGCTACCGCTCTACTGAAAAAGCCATAAAAGTAGCTCTAACGCCTGCTGAAAACGTTGTGAGTAACGAAGCGCACGAGCTAGCTCATGGTAGCGTAGTCAAAGATTAA
- a CDS encoding TRAP transporter large permease, with product MTIAFLFILLFALMLIGVPVAVSLGTSTVLTMIFFTDIDIATIPQLIFDGINKFSLMAIPMFILAGNLLSKGGSARRIIDFAKSMVGHLPGGLPMSAIFACIIFAAVSGSSPATVVAIGSIMFAAIKEAGYPKEYAVGGITTAGSLGILIPPSVVMIVYGVTAEVSIGKLFMAGVVPGLMLGAFMLVQTYVGAKKLGFKATKAEPFKVRVQKFAKAFWALLIVVVVIGGIYGGIFTPTEAAAASAVYALFISLFIYRDIKIKDLWDICLDSALTTAMIFFIIANAVVFAYLLTSEQIPQAIASMILDANIGMIGFLIFVNILLFIMGQFMEPSSVIMIMVPLLLPISTQLGIDPIHFGIILVVNMEIGMVTPPVGLNLFVASGLTNMNLKEVIMACLPWILTLFFGLILVTYIPQISLWLPNLMYGH from the coding sequence ATGACAATAGCATTTTTATTTATCCTACTTTTTGCGCTAATGCTAATAGGCGTGCCTGTGGCTGTTTCGCTGGGAACTAGCACCGTTTTAACGATGATATTTTTTACAGATATAGACATCGCTACGATCCCACAGCTTATATTTGATGGTATCAATAAATTTTCGCTAATGGCGATACCGATGTTTATCTTGGCTGGAAATTTACTAAGTAAAGGTGGTTCAGCAAGACGTATCATCGACTTTGCAAAGTCTATGGTCGGACACTTGCCAGGTGGTTTGCCTATGAGTGCGATATTTGCCTGCATCATCTTTGCAGCGGTCTCTGGAAGCTCACCTGCGACGGTTGTAGCTATTGGCTCAATTATGTTTGCAGCTATAAAAGAAGCTGGCTATCCAAAAGAGTACGCGGTGGGTGGCATAACTACGGCTGGCTCACTTGGAATTTTGATCCCACCTTCAGTTGTTATGATAGTTTATGGCGTAACTGCTGAGGTTAGTATTGGCAAGCTTTTTATGGCAGGCGTTGTACCCGGTCTTATGCTCGGCGCTTTTATGCTTGTTCAAACTTATGTTGGCGCAAAAAAGCTTGGTTTTAAAGCAACTAAGGCCGAGCCATTTAAAGTAAGAGTGCAAAAATTTGCAAAAGCATTTTGGGCTCTTTTGATCGTCGTTGTAGTCATCGGTGGAATTTATGGAGGAATTTTTACTCCAACTGAAGCTGCTGCGGCAAGTGCGGTCTATGCGCTATTTATCTCACTTTTTATCTATAGAGATATAAAGATAAAAGATCTTTGGGACATCTGCCTAGACTCAGCTCTTACAACAGCTATGATATTTTTCATCATTGCAAATGCCGTTGTTTTTGCATATTTGCTAACTAGCGAGCAGATCCCTCAAGCTATCGCTTCGATGATACTTGACGCGAATATCGGTATGATAGGATTTTTGATATTTGTAAATATCTTGCTCTTTATCATGGGTCAGTTTATGGAGCCTTCAAGCGTTATCATGATCATGGTGCCACTATTGCTTCCGATTTCAACGCAACTTGGCATAGATCCGATACATTTTGGCATTATCTTAGTTGTAAATATGGAGATAGGTATGGTTACTCCACCTGTTGGACTAAATTTATTTGTCGCAAGCGGTCTTACAAATATGAACTTAAAAGAGGTCATCATGGCATGCTTGCCTTGGATACTTACTTTATTCTTTGGACTTATCTTGGTTACTTATATACCGCAAATTTCTCTTTGGTTACCAAACCTAATGTATGGACATTAA
- a CDS encoding GGDEF domain-containing protein, whose product MRRISLYTAQKIIIFSILLTHICYFFIFLFMKEEILAVTNVFSVATYLFLLRLIYDSPENNKITMLIVQLEILFHALVCMLTLGWGYGFGLLFLASSLILFFTSFSYKFFNYIIVATQIILSIACYVYLDGQPVKNFDGFRDLLFVFNLSMVCVFSVVVSYLLESSNLFIFLSILEEKEMAENILNHDPLTGLLNRTSMQKILSQNDLYKNRDFAIVMCDIDNFKKINDTYGHGAGDAVLKSLSGIFKSTFRDKDRVARFGGEEFLAVVLGVKKDAAVSIVERVRETLSKNIVEFENIKINATMTFGVVAHDGTGEFSLEKMIKQADNLLYAGKRSGKNIVMSADYDPKA is encoded by the coding sequence ATGCGTAGAATTTCACTCTATACGGCTCAAAAAATCATCATATTTTCAATATTATTAACTCACATCTGTTATTTTTTCATTTTCTTATTTATGAAAGAAGAAATTCTAGCAGTTACGAATGTATTTTCAGTAGCAACCTATCTTTTTCTTTTAAGGCTTATTTACGATAGCCCTGAAAATAACAAGATAACAATGCTTATAGTCCAGCTTGAAATTTTATTTCATGCATTGGTTTGTATGCTGACACTTGGATGGGGATACGGTTTTGGGTTATTGTTTTTAGCATCGTCGCTAATACTATTTTTTACATCATTTTCCTATAAATTTTTTAACTACATAATAGTTGCAACGCAAATAATTTTATCCATAGCCTGCTATGTATATTTAGATGGCCAGCCTGTAAAAAATTTTGACGGCTTTAGAGATCTACTTTTTGTTTTTAACTTAAGTATGGTTTGTGTGTTTTCGGTTGTTGTTTCGTACCTTTTGGAGAGCTCAAATTTATTTATATTTTTAAGTATCTTAGAGGAAAAAGAGATGGCTGAAAATATCTTAAATCACGATCCATTAACAGGGCTTTTAAATCGTACTTCGATGCAGAAAATTTTAAGTCAAAACGATCTATATAAAAATAGGGACTTTGCTATCGTTATGTGCGATATTGATAACTTTAAAAAGATAAACGACACTTATGGACACGGCGCAGGAGATGCTGTTTTAAAAAGCTTATCAGGCATATTTAAAAGCACATTTAGAGATAAAGATAGAGTAGCTAGATTTGGTGGAGAAGAATTTTTAGCAGTCGTCTTGGGTGTAAAAAAAGATGCAGCTGTAAGTATCGTAGAGCGTGTTAGAGAGACTTTGAGTAAAAATATAGTTGAGTTTGAAAACATAAAGATCAACGCAACTATGACTTTTGGAGTAGTTGCTCATGATGGTACGGGAGAATTTAGCTTAGAAAAGATGATAAAACAAGCTGATAATCTACTTTATGCTGGTAAACGAAGTGGTAAAAATATCGTTATGAGTGCGGATTACGATCCAAAAGCATAA
- a CDS encoding GGDEF domain-containing protein → MTHDFVDQSSYKAIDDIYKTILDVMIAANALSLLLFMIIATPLLFMCLLFIAAGILLRIKFDIKYRVLISLAFHLNIILLVTIIVTTMGWNTGIWIILVGVIFINYFLAFDSKSLTYIMAFLELILLILLYFIHKDEAPLIPSAIRGVIVVCSIVFAFFIVLRLSMFADIITSSGYQQIRKETEELEKDSKHDFLTGLLNRRTIEKTLRFELVANNERSGNTNLVIMLGDIDNFKKINDTYGHDCGDEVLKDVASALKKSFRGRDYVCRWGGEEFLIILPDTKIEFIHEVSKRLKKQINNAKLPDKTPVTMTFGMLICANGVEVDFEQAITLVDKLLYEGKLNGKDRIELEILKKGLDA, encoded by the coding sequence TTGACACACGATTTTGTAGATCAAAGTAGTTATAAAGCGATCGATGATATCTATAAAACGATATTAGACGTTATGATAGCTGCAAATGCACTATCTTTGTTGCTTTTTATGATCATAGCTACACCACTACTTTTTATGTGCTTATTATTTATAGCAGCTGGAATATTGCTTAGAATAAAATTTGACATAAAATATAGAGTATTAATATCCCTTGCATTTCACCTAAATATTATATTACTTGTTACTATTATTGTTACTACTATGGGTTGGAATACTGGAATTTGGATAATACTCGTTGGTGTAATTTTTATAAACTACTTTCTAGCGTTTGATTCAAAGAGTCTTACTTATATAATGGCATTTTTAGAATTAATCTTGCTTATACTTCTTTATTTTATTCATAAAGATGAGGCGCCGCTGATCCCATCAGCTATACGAGGGGTGATAGTCGTGTGCAGTATTGTTTTTGCTTTTTTTATTGTTTTAAGACTTTCAATGTTTGCAGATATTATCACTTCTAGTGGATATCAGCAAATAAGAAAAGAGACGGAAGAGCTTGAAAAGGACTCAAAACATGATTTTTTAACTGGTCTTTTAAATAGAAGAACAATAGAAAAAACTTTAAGATTTGAACTAGTTGCTAACAATGAAAGAAGCGGTAATACAAATTTAGTCATAATGTTAGGCGATATTGATAATTTTAAAAAAATAAACGATACATATGGGCATGACTGTGGCGATGAGGTCTTAAAAGATGTAGCCAGTGCTTTGAAGAAATCATTTAGAGGTAGAGATTATGTTTGCCGCTGGGGCGGAGAAGAATTTTTGATAATCTTGCCCGATACAAAGATAGAATTTATCCACGAAGTGAGCAAAAGGCTTAAAAAACAGATAAACAACGCAAAACTTCCAGATAAAACTCCAGTTACTATGACCTTTGGCATGCTAATATGTGCAAATGGTGTTGAGGTTGATTTTGAGCAAGCCATAACTTTAGTAGATAAGCTGCTTTATGAAGGAAAGCTAAATGGCAAAGACCGCATCGAATTAGAAATTTTAAAAAAGGGCTTGGATGCGTAG
- a CDS encoding mechanosensitive ion channel domain-containing protein: MRKILTIILLSFVILLGAENNKTQEENILSLTNQILTLNNQIQIIKAQQKDTNSTKADNSNLAGLQKKKNDLLEKIPLYVMQIEVTQNDIDKFILQKNNLEKKVARLEKQSNKDAYVQSAIELEKMKIDYAYFSALINLEEIFKKGAKANSIKEVIDNGLLNLQTNSYVSIKELKDSLNETSSSYDNAFAELDLKKETDEEILIYLKNNADLLSSSMILSELNLVDTVEYINKLIPINSAKFNVGKIVVIIVVFLFFVSLTRILAKLTYWLMSLIASGEGVKEAKDQIVDIVKKPISALLIIYALNICIGVAFYPVPVPLTLANIFSIVYIVAFSWLVLTILNGYGIVIIDKIAQKSRRKEVVNLVLKVVYVIVLIIALLLILQKLGFDISALIASLGIGGLAVAFAAKDIIANFFASVMMLFDNSFSQGDWIVCGDIEGTVVEVGFRKTTIRSFDNALIFVPNSKLASDPVRNWSRRKVGRRIRMLIGIEYGATTDEIKKCVDDIKTMLINHPDIAKSEDITAKKKGLKYRQSIVSVDDYAGYKSNLFVVVDDFADSSINILVYCFAKTIVWGEFLDVKQDVMLKIMDILKQNGLNFAFPSQSLYIESVKDKI, translated from the coding sequence ATGCGTAAAATTTTAACCATCATCTTGCTCTCATTTGTAATTCTTCTTGGTGCTGAAAATAATAAAACTCAAGAAGAAAATATACTAAGCCTAACAAATCAAATTTTGACTTTAAATAATCAAATCCAAATCATAAAAGCACAGCAAAAAGATACGAACTCAACAAAAGCTGATAATTCAAATTTAGCTGGACTTCAAAAGAAAAAAAATGACCTTTTGGAAAAAATTCCACTATATGTTATGCAGATTGAAGTAACTCAAAACGATATTGATAAATTTATTTTGCAAAAAAATAATTTAGAAAAAAAAGTAGCTAGACTAGAGAAGCAATCAAACAAAGATGCTTACGTTCAAAGCGCCATTGAGCTTGAGAAAATGAAGATAGATTATGCATACTTCTCAGCTTTAATTAATCTTGAAGAGATATTTAAAAAAGGTGCTAAAGCAAACTCTATAAAAGAGGTGATAGATAACGGACTTTTAAATTTACAAACAAATTCTTACGTCAGCATAAAAGAGCTAAAAGATTCTCTAAATGAGACTTCAAGCTCTTACGATAACGCATTTGCCGAGCTTGATTTAAAAAAAGAGACTGATGAGGAAATTTTAATCTATCTTAAAAATAATGCTGATCTTCTAAGTTCAAGCATGATCTTATCAGAGCTAAATTTAGTCGATACGGTCGAATATATAAATAAGCTAATTCCTATAAATTCGGCAAAATTTAACGTTGGCAAGATCGTAGTTATAATCGTAGTATTTTTATTTTTTGTCTCACTTACAAGAATTCTTGCCAAACTCACATATTGGCTTATGTCACTCATTGCATCGGGCGAAGGCGTAAAGGAGGCAAAGGATCAGATAGTAGATATCGTTAAAAAGCCTATCTCTGCGCTTCTTATCATTTATGCACTAAATATTTGTATCGGTGTTGCCTTTTATCCAGTGCCAGTGCCACTAACTCTAGCAAATATCTTCTCAATCGTCTACATAGTCGCATTTTCATGGCTTGTTTTAACCATCCTAAATGGTTATGGCATAGTAATAATCGATAAAATCGCTCAAAAAAGCAGACGAAAAGAGGTCGTAAATTTAGTTTTAAAAGTAGTCTATGTAATTGTATTAATAATCGCACTTTTACTAATTCTTCAAAAGCTTGGCTTTGATATATCAGCACTCATAGCTTCACTTGGTATCGGTGGTCTTGCTGTTGCATTTGCTGCAAAAGACATCATCGCAAACTTCTTTGCTTCTGTTATGATGCTCTTTGATAACTCATTTTCGCAAGGAGATTGGATAGTTTGTGGTGATATAGAGGGCACTGTCGTTGAGGTTGGCTTTAGAAAGACGACTATCAGAAGTTTTGATAATGCTCTAATCTTTGTACCAAACTCAAAACTAGCAAGCGATCCTGTTAGAAACTGGAGTAGAAGAAAAGTCGGTAGACGTATCAGAATGCTAATTGGCATTGAGTATGGAGCGACAACTGATGAGATTAAAAAATGTGTAGATGACATAAAAACTATGTTGATAAATCATCCAGATATTGCCAAAAGCGAGGATATAACAGCAAAGAAAAAAGGGCTAAAATATAGACAAAGTATAGTTTCGGTTGATGATTATGCTGGATATAAATCAAATTTATTTGTCGTGGTTGATGATTTCGCAGATAGCTCGATAAATATCTTAGTTTATTGTTTTGCAAAGACTATCGTTTGGGGAGAATTTTTAGATGTCAAGCAAGATGTAATGCTAAAGATTATGGATATTTTAAAGCAAAATGGTCTAAATTTCGCATTCCCAAGCCAAAGCTTGTATATTGAAAGTGTCAAAGATAAAATTTAA
- a CDS encoding carbonic anhydrase, with the protein MDDSLLEGAVKFMEDGFLEHEELFKSLQNRQDPHTLFISCVDSRVVPNLITNCLPGELFMVRNIANIVPPYRVSEEFLATTSAIEYALELLNIKNIIICGHSDCGGCAALYMDEKKLKTTPNVRNWIKLIEPIKREVLKFTSDDPAKMAWLTERLNVINSIENIMTYPNVKEEYERGNLQIYGWHYIIETGEIFSYDLKEGTFKLLADKRGENA; encoded by the coding sequence ATGGATGACTCGCTACTTGAAGGTGCGGTAAAATTTATGGAAGATGGCTTTTTGGAGCATGAAGAGCTCTTTAAAAGTCTACAAAATAGACAAGACCCACATACCCTTTTTATATCCTGTGTTGATTCAAGAGTGGTGCCGAATTTGATAACAAACTGCCTTCCAGGTGAGCTTTTTATGGTGCGAAATATCGCAAACATCGTGCCACCTTATAGAGTGAGCGAGGAATTTTTGGCAACGACCTCGGCTATCGAATATGCATTAGAGCTTTTAAATATCAAAAATATCATTATTTGCGGACACTCCGATTGTGGTGGATGTGCAGCGCTTTATATGGATGAAAAAAAGCTCAAAACTACGCCAAATGTTAGAAATTGGATAAAGCTAATAGAGCCGATCAAACGAGAAGTGCTTAAATTTACAAGCGACGATCCAGCAAAGATGGCGTGGCTAACTGAGAGATTAAATGTGATAAATTCGATCGAAAATATAATGACTTATCCAAATGTAAAAGAGGAGTATGAAAGAGGAAACCTTCAAATTTATGGCTGGCACTACATTATAGAAACCGGCGAAATTTTCAGCTACGATTTAAAAGAGGGCACATTCAAACTTTTAGCAGATAAGAGGGGTGAAAATGCGTAA
- a CDS encoding Bax inhibitor-1/YccA family protein — translation MSLYDRNYAKQNQEELAYSQSSLSTFIKQTYQLFAASLLSATAGAYVGISIAGVFAANRFLFWGLVIVEFALLFGLMAAKRKEGLNLILLFAFTFISGLTLTPLLSAILAMPSGAGIVAQAFGLTTVAFGALSVFAMNTKRDFTTMGKMLFITLIVIIAAAIINIFVKSTMFQLVIASISSILFSAYILFDTQNIIRGNYETPVEGAVALYLDFVNLFTSLLQILGIFNRND, via the coding sequence ATGAGTCTGTATGATAGGAACTACGCAAAACAAAATCAAGAAGAACTTGCGTACTCTCAAAGCTCACTAAGTACTTTTATAAAACAAACTTATCAACTTTTTGCAGCATCACTACTTTCAGCAACAGCTGGCGCCTATGTAGGCATTAGCATCGCTGGTGTTTTTGCGGCAAATAGATTTTTGTTCTGGGGACTTGTAATAGTCGAGTTTGCGCTACTTTTTGGACTGATGGCAGCTAAACGTAAAGAGGGATTAAATTTAATACTTCTATTTGCGTTTACTTTCATAAGTGGCCTTACGCTAACTCCGCTACTTTCAGCAATCCTTGCCATGCCAAGTGGAGCTGGTATCGTAGCTCAAGCATTTGGACTAACAACAGTTGCTTTTGGTGCGTTAAGCGTCTTTGCGATGAATACAAAACGTGACTTTACAACAATGGGTAAAATGTTATTCATAACCTTAATTGTTATCATTGCAGCAGCTATTATCAATATCTTTGTTAAAAGTACAATGTTTCAACTTGTAATCGCAAGTATTTCATCGATCTTATTTAGCGCATATATACTTTTTGATACGCAAAATATTATCCGTGGAAACTATGAAACTCCAGTTGAAGGCGCAGTTGCTTTGTATCTTGATTTTGTAAATCTATTTACATCGTTACTACAAATTTTAGGAATTTTTAATAGAAATGACTAA